One genomic window of Bacillus mycoides includes the following:
- a CDS encoding M20 peptidase aminoacylase family protein encodes MKTLELQERLTEIFQHLHENPEVSWKEYETTAYITNFLKEEGISYKIFDDCPGVIAEIGRGNPVIAIRADMDALWQEVDGEFKANHSCGHDAHMTIVMGLILQLKNMRWDSGTVRFIFQPAEEKGNGSLKMVEKGAVDDADFLFGVHLRPIEELPLKQAAPSIRHGAAGFLEGMIHGEDAHGARPHQGINAIDVISMINIGLKNIWLPPQTSYSVKMTRCQAGGDNLNIIPGNGHFSLDVRAENNILLDELKRKIEQVIQSAESMGSKLSYEWIDLAPGAEVSEEAERFMRKGILEVYGEEGCTGPLYTTGSDDFHYYTVKRPHLKAVMLGLGANLQPGLHHPYMKFDHSCIMDGVEILKQTVLKVLEDRG; translated from the coding sequence TTGAAAACATTAGAACTACAAGAGCGTTTAACTGAAATTTTTCAGCATTTACATGAAAACCCTGAAGTAAGCTGGAAGGAATATGAAACGACAGCTTATATTACTAACTTTCTAAAAGAAGAAGGAATTTCATATAAAATATTTGATGATTGCCCTGGCGTGATTGCTGAAATCGGAAGAGGGAATCCAGTTATCGCGATTCGTGCTGATATGGATGCACTATGGCAAGAAGTAGACGGAGAATTTAAAGCGAATCACTCATGCGGCCACGATGCTCATATGACGATTGTGATGGGACTTATTTTACAATTGAAAAATATGAGATGGGATAGCGGTACTGTTAGATTTATTTTTCAGCCGGCAGAGGAAAAAGGAAATGGTTCCTTAAAGATGGTAGAGAAGGGCGCCGTGGATGATGCAGATTTCTTATTTGGTGTTCATTTAAGACCGATTGAAGAACTGCCTTTGAAACAAGCTGCACCATCTATTCGTCACGGAGCAGCAGGATTTTTAGAAGGTATGATTCATGGAGAGGATGCACACGGGGCACGCCCACATCAAGGTATAAATGCAATTGATGTCATTTCGATGATCAATATTGGATTGAAAAATATATGGTTACCGCCGCAGACGTCTTATTCTGTTAAGATGACGAGATGCCAAGCTGGTGGTGATAATCTAAATATTATTCCAGGTAATGGACATTTTAGTTTAGATGTAAGAGCAGAAAATAACATATTACTAGATGAATTGAAGCGAAAAATAGAGCAAGTAATTCAGTCAGCTGAATCAATGGGATCTAAACTTTCTTATGAGTGGATTGATCTCGCACCAGGAGCTGAAGTGTCAGAAGAAGCTGAGCGTTTCATGCGAAAAGGTATTCTTGAAGTATACGGGGAAGAGGGATGTACTGGACCACTGTATACGACAGGAAGCGATGATTTCCATTACTACACAGTGAAGAGACCGCATTTAAAAGCTGTCATGCTTGGACTAGGGGCGAACTTACAACCTGGATTACACCATCCGTATATGAAGTTTGATCATAGCTGTATAATGGATGGAGTAGAAATATTGAAACAGACTGTATTGAAAGTGCTGGAAGACAGGGGCTAG